The following are encoded in a window of uncultured Pseudomonas sp. genomic DNA:
- the ahpF gene encoding alkyl hydroperoxide reductase subunit F: protein MLDAALKAQLKAYLEKVTLPFEIVASLDDSDKSREMSALLHDIVGLTDKITLREDGSDSRVPSFSLNRPGVDIGVRFAGIPMGHEFTSLVLALLQVGGHPSKLEADVIEQVKGVEGQFSFETYFSLSCQNCPDVVQALNLMAVLNPNIRHVAIDGALFQAEVEERQIMSVPSIYLNGELFSQGRMGVEEILAKIDTGAAKRDAEKLNAKEAFDVLVVGGGPAGAAAAIYAARKGIRTGVAAERFGGQVLDTMAIENFISVQETEGPKLARALEEHVKQYEVDIMNLQRASAIIPAKQAGELHEVQFDSGASLKAKTLILATGARWREMNVPGEQEYRGKGVAYCPHCDGPLFKGKRVAVIGGGNSGVEAAIDLAGIVAHVTLIEFDSALRADAVLQKKLHSLANVKVITSALTTEVKGDGQKVSGLVYQDRSSEELHTVDLEGIFVQIGLLPNSDWLKGVIELSPRGEIIVDSKGGTNVPGIFAAGDVTTVPYKQIVIAVGDGAKASLSAFDHLIRN, encoded by the coding sequence ATGTTGGACGCCGCGCTTAAAGCCCAATTGAAGGCCTATCTGGAAAAGGTCACTCTGCCGTTTGAGATCGTTGCGTCCCTCGATGACAGCGATAAATCCCGTGAAATGAGTGCGCTACTGCACGACATCGTCGGTCTGACTGACAAGATCACTTTGCGTGAAGACGGCAGCGATAGCCGTGTACCGTCGTTCTCGCTGAATCGCCCGGGTGTAGACATCGGCGTGCGTTTTGCCGGTATCCCCATGGGCCATGAATTCACCTCATTGGTGTTGGCACTGCTGCAAGTCGGCGGTCATCCGTCCAAGCTCGAAGCGGACGTGATCGAGCAGGTTAAGGGCGTTGAAGGCCAGTTCAGCTTCGAAACTTACTTCTCGCTGTCCTGCCAGAACTGCCCGGATGTGGTTCAGGCACTTAACCTGATGGCCGTGCTCAACCCGAACATTCGTCATGTGGCCATCGACGGCGCACTGTTCCAGGCAGAAGTCGAAGAGCGGCAGATCATGTCGGTACCGAGCATCTACCTGAATGGTGAGCTGTTCAGCCAGGGCCGCATGGGTGTGGAAGAAATTCTCGCCAAGATCGACACCGGCGCGGCCAAGCGTGATGCCGAGAAGCTCAACGCCAAAGAAGCATTTGATGTGCTGGTGGTTGGCGGCGGCCCAGCCGGTGCGGCAGCGGCTATTTATGCGGCGCGTAAAGGCATTCGCACCGGCGTGGCAGCTGAGCGTTTTGGTGGCCAGGTGCTCGATACTATGGCCATCGAGAACTTTATTTCGGTGCAGGAGACCGAAGGGCCAAAGCTGGCTCGCGCTCTGGAAGAGCATGTTAAGCAATACGAAGTCGACATCATGAACCTGCAGCGTGCCAGCGCCATTATTCCGGCCAAACAGGCTGGTGAGCTGCATGAAGTGCAGTTTGACAGCGGTGCATCACTGAAAGCCAAGACGCTGATTCTCGCTACCGGTGCGCGCTGGAGAGAGATGAACGTCCCTGGCGAGCAGGAGTACCGCGGCAAGGGCGTGGCTTACTGCCCGCACTGCGATGGCCCACTGTTCAAGGGCAAGCGTGTGGCGGTGATTGGTGGTGGTAACTCGGGCGTTGAAGCCGCGATCGATCTGGCCGGCATCGTCGCGCATGTCACCCTGATCGAGTTCGACAGCGCGCTGCGTGCCGATGCGGTATTGCAGAAAAAGCTGCACAGCCTGGCCAACGTTAAAGTGATCACCAGCGCACTGACCACCGAAGTTAAGGGCGATGGCCAGAAGGTCAGCGGCCTGGTTTACCAGGATCGCAGCAGCGAAGAGCTGCACACCGTCGATCTCGAAGGGATTTTCGTGCAGATCGGCCTGCTGCCTAACAGTGACTGGCTCAAGGGCGTGATCGAGCTGTCGCCGCGTGGCGAGATCATCGTCGATAGCAAAGGCGGCACCAATGTACCGGGTATCTTCGCCGCCGGTGACGTGACTACCGTGCCGTACAAGCAGATCGTGATTGCTGTCGGCGACGGTGCCAAAGCCTCGTTGAGTGCCTTTGATCATCTGATCCGCAACTGA
- a CDS encoding bifunctional allantoicase/(S)-ureidoglycine aminohydrolase, protein MSQTTYYAPHGGHPDQKQLLTDRAMFTEAYAVIPKGVMRDIVTSHLPFWDKMRMWVIARPLTGFAETFSQYIVEVAPEGGSERPELDPNAEAVLFVVEGKIDISLEGKHHTLVPGGYAFLAPGADWSLRNNSKANVTFHWLRKHYQKVEGLPAPESFVTHRDNATVIEMPGTEGAWKTTRFVDMADMRHDMHVNIVTFQPGGVIPFAETHVMEHGLYVLEGKAVYRLNQDWVEVEAGDFMWLRAFCPQACYSGGPGPFSYLLYKDVNRHMPLTLTGQPR, encoded by the coding sequence ATGAGCCAAACAACTTACTACGCCCCCCATGGTGGCCACCCGGATCAGAAACAACTGCTGACCGATCGCGCCATGTTCACCGAAGCCTATGCTGTTATCCCGAAGGGGGTGATGCGTGACATCGTCACCAGCCACCTGCCGTTCTGGGACAAGATGCGCATGTGGGTCATCGCCCGCCCGCTAACCGGTTTCGCCGAGACCTTCTCGCAGTACATCGTCGAAGTCGCCCCTGAAGGCGGCAGCGAGCGCCCCGAGCTGGACCCGAACGCCGAAGCGGTCCTGTTCGTGGTCGAAGGCAAAATCGACATCAGCCTCGAAGGCAAGCACCACACCCTGGTACCGGGCGGCTACGCCTTCCTCGCGCCAGGCGCCGACTGGAGCCTGCGCAACAACAGCAAGGCCAACGTCACCTTCCACTGGCTGCGCAAGCACTACCAGAAAGTCGAAGGGCTGCCGGCGCCGGAGTCGTTCGTCACCCACCGCGACAACGCCACCGTCATCGAAATGCCGGGCACCGAAGGCGCTTGGAAGACCACCCGCTTCGTCGACATGGCCGACATGCGCCACGACATGCACGTCAATATCGTGACCTTCCAGCCTGGCGGCGTGATCCCGTTCGCCGAGACCCACGTGATGGAACACGGCCTGTACGTGCTCGAAGGCAAGGCGGTGTACCGCCTGAACCAGGATTGGGTCGAGGTCGAGGCCGGCGACTTCATGTGGCTGCGCGCATTCTGCCCGCAAGCCTGCTATTCCGGCGGCCCAGGCCCGTTCAGCTACCTGCTGTACAAGGATGTAAACCGCCATATGCCGCTGACCCTGACCGGCCAGCCGCGCTAA
- a CDS encoding LysR substrate-binding domain-containing protein, with amino-acid sequence MLDPVLLRAFLTVVQTGGFTRAAASLHLTQSTVSQQVRRLEEQVGAELLERGGRYVVTTTEGERMLGYANRIVALIDEAELAMGRNQQAGEVRLGVPDDFAADSLTSCLADFADSHPGIRLEIINGLSHDVWSAFNAGELDLALIKQRIGSVKGLASWPEPLAWMDSRTRPVLERNPVPLAVFPPNGLYRLEMTHALDAMGKPWRIAYVSSNLSGVSAAAEGGLGLTLLPRRLLTPSHRELGAADGFAPVVDVEVALHARQQLPAYARELAVAFTAACERIMQPVSAS; translated from the coding sequence ATGCTTGATCCGGTGTTGTTACGCGCATTTCTAACCGTGGTGCAAACGGGCGGGTTTACCCGAGCCGCCGCGAGCCTGCACCTGACCCAGTCGACGGTCAGCCAGCAGGTGCGCCGACTGGAAGAGCAGGTGGGGGCCGAGTTGCTTGAGCGCGGTGGGCGCTATGTGGTGACCACCACCGAGGGTGAGCGGATGCTCGGTTATGCCAATCGCATCGTTGCCTTGATCGACGAAGCGGAGCTGGCCATGGGCCGCAATCAGCAGGCGGGCGAAGTGCGCCTGGGCGTGCCGGACGACTTCGCCGCCGACAGCCTGACATCCTGCCTAGCGGACTTCGCCGATAGCCATCCGGGGATTCGCCTGGAAATCATCAATGGGCTTAGTCATGACGTGTGGAGCGCCTTCAATGCCGGCGAACTCGACCTGGCCCTGATCAAACAGCGCATCGGCAGTGTCAAGGGCCTGGCCAGCTGGCCAGAACCGTTGGCTTGGATGGACAGTCGCACACGCCCCGTGCTTGAGCGTAACCCCGTGCCGCTGGCGGTGTTTCCGCCCAATGGCCTGTATCGACTGGAGATGACCCATGCGTTGGACGCCATGGGTAAGCCATGGCGCATTGCTTATGTCAGCAGCAACCTGTCCGGGGTCAGCGCTGCCGCCGAAGGCGGGCTGGGTCTAACGCTACTGCCACGCCGCCTGCTTACCCCCAGCCACCGTGAGTTGGGCGCCGCCGATGGCTTTGCGCCGGTGGTCGATGTGGAGGTTGCGCTGCATGCCCGGCAACAGCTGCCGGCCTATGCCCGGGAGCTGGCAGTGGCGTTCACTGCTGCCTGCGAACGCATCATGCAGCCTGTTAGCGCCAGTTGA
- a CDS encoding HAD family phosphatase has product MALAIFDLDETLIGGDCASLWSQEMVKLGWADADSFIPREQELMRQYAAGSLAMEDYMAFTLSPLVGRTPEEVAHVVEPFVEDVIEPIFYSDATRCLANHRAAGDRILVISASAHFLVSAIAARLKIEEVLAIDLELQHGHYSGRTQGVLTYRDGKVSRLQSWLQEQDESLDGAYFYSDSRNDLPLLQRVDNPHVVNPDPTLLQHAQQAGWPLLNWR; this is encoded by the coding sequence ATGGCCCTGGCAATTTTTGACCTGGACGAAACCCTGATTGGCGGCGACTGCGCCAGCCTGTGGAGCCAGGAGATGGTCAAGCTCGGCTGGGCCGACGCTGACAGTTTTATCCCCCGTGAGCAGGAGCTGATGCGCCAATACGCCGCCGGCAGCCTGGCCATGGAAGACTACATGGCCTTCACCCTCTCGCCCTTGGTCGGTCGTACTCCAGAGGAAGTCGCGCATGTGGTCGAGCCGTTTGTTGAGGATGTCATCGAGCCGATCTTCTACAGCGACGCCACCCGCTGTCTGGCCAACCACCGTGCCGCCGGCGACCGCATTTTGGTGATTTCCGCCTCGGCACATTTTCTGGTCAGCGCTATCGCCGCACGCTTGAAGATCGAGGAAGTACTGGCCATCGACCTGGAACTGCAACACGGCCACTACAGCGGCCGCACCCAGGGCGTACTGACCTACCGCGACGGCAAGGTCAGCCGCCTGCAGAGTTGGCTGCAAGAGCAGGACGAAAGCCTCGACGGTGCTTACTTCTACTCAGACTCGCGCAACGACCTACCGCTGCTGCAACGGGTCGACAACCCCCATGTGGTCAACCCCGATCCGACCTTGTTACAGCACGCGCAACAGGCCGGCTGGCCGCTTCTCAACTGGCGCTAA
- a CDS encoding ABC transporter ATP-binding protein, whose product MSFLSIQGLHKSYGSTSIFTDINCEIAKGEFITLLGPSGCGKSTLLRCIAGLTGVNDGQILLDGEDLVPVAPQKRGIGMVFQSYALFPNMTVQQNVAFGLRMQKVKGSEAEQRVKEVLELVELNDFANRYPPQLSGGQCQRVALARSLVTRPRLLLLDEPLSALDARIRKHLREQIRNIQQEMGLTTIFVTHDQEEALVMSDRIFLMNGGKIVQSGDAETLYTAPADVFAAGFIGNYNLLDADAASRLLLRTINSRVAIRPEAIQIGAQGSIEGQVRSHSLLGNVIRYSIEARGVELLVDVLNRSPADLHARGQRINLSIEDNAICEVA is encoded by the coding sequence ATGAGTTTTCTGAGCATCCAAGGTCTGCATAAAAGCTACGGCAGCACCTCGATTTTCACCGATATCAACTGCGAAATCGCCAAGGGCGAGTTCATCACCCTGCTCGGCCCGTCAGGCTGTGGCAAATCCACCCTGCTGCGCTGCATTGCCGGATTAACCGGGGTCAATGACGGTCAGATCCTGCTCGACGGCGAAGACCTGGTACCTGTTGCGCCACAAAAGCGCGGCATCGGCATGGTATTTCAGAGTTATGCCCTGTTCCCCAACATGACCGTGCAGCAGAACGTCGCCTTTGGCCTGCGCATGCAGAAGGTCAAAGGCAGCGAGGCTGAGCAGCGAGTAAAAGAAGTGCTGGAACTGGTGGAGCTGAATGACTTTGCCAACCGCTATCCGCCGCAGCTCTCAGGTGGTCAGTGCCAGCGTGTCGCCCTGGCGCGCTCGCTGGTTACCCGCCCGCGCCTGTTGCTGCTGGATGAGCCGTTGTCGGCGCTGGATGCGCGGATTCGCAAGCACCTGCGCGAGCAGATCCGCAATATTCAGCAGGAGATGGGCCTGACCACCATCTTCGTCACTCACGATCAGGAAGAGGCGCTGGTCATGAGTGACCGCATCTTCCTGATGAATGGCGGCAAGATCGTCCAGAGCGGCGACGCCGAAACCCTCTACACCGCCCCGGCCGATGTGTTTGCCGCCGGGTTTATCGGCAACTACAACCTGCTCGACGCCGATGCCGCCAGCCGCTTGCTGCTGCGCACGATCAACAGCCGCGTGGCGATTCGCCCGGAGGCCATTCAAATCGGTGCGCAGGGCAGCATCGAGGGTCAGGTGCGCAGCCACAGCCTGCTGGGTAATGTGATCCGTTACAGCATCGAAGCCCGCGGCGTCGAACTGCTGGTGGACGTGCTCAATCGCTCCCCCGCCGACTTGCACGCGCGTGGCCAACGCATCAACCTGAGCATTGAAGACAACGCAATATGTGAGGTGGCTTGA
- a CDS encoding ABC transporter permease, producing the protein MSHAEKRSPLFHQLVVFALMLILLMPLLGTLIYSLSTSWSATILPSGLTFKWYLALWSDARFLSAFGRSLLVCFAALALSLVLILPLLFVVSYHFPKLDAVMNVLILLPFAIPPVVSSVGLMQLFAGGPLPILGTPWILIGCYFTIALPFMYRAISNNLQAINLRDLMDAAHLLGASTWRAAFMVVLPNLRKGLLVSVFLSFSFLFGEFVFANLLVGSRYETLQVYLYNMRNDSGHFTSALVISYFMFVLLMTWAANRLNKDKS; encoded by the coding sequence ATGTCCCACGCTGAAAAACGTTCACCGCTGTTCCATCAGCTGGTGGTCTTCGCCCTGATGCTGATTCTGCTGATGCCGCTGCTGGGGACCTTGATCTACTCGTTGTCGACCAGCTGGTCGGCGACCATTCTGCCGAGTGGATTGACCTTCAAGTGGTACTTGGCACTGTGGAGCGATGCGCGCTTCCTGTCCGCCTTCGGCCGTTCGTTACTGGTGTGCTTTGCCGCACTGGCCTTGTCACTGGTATTGATTCTGCCGTTGCTGTTTGTGGTCAGTTATCACTTTCCCAAGCTCGACGCCGTGATGAACGTGCTGATCCTGCTGCCCTTTGCCATTCCGCCGGTGGTGTCATCCGTGGGCCTGATGCAGCTGTTTGCCGGTGGCCCGCTGCCGATTCTGGGCACGCCGTGGATTCTGATTGGCTGCTACTTCACCATCGCCCTGCCCTTTATGTACCGCGCGATCAGCAACAACCTGCAAGCGATCAACCTGCGTGACCTGATGGACGCTGCCCACTTACTCGGTGCCAGCACCTGGCGCGCAGCCTTTATGGTGGTGCTGCCCAACCTGCGTAAAGGCTTGCTGGTCTCGGTGTTCCTCTCGTTCAGCTTCCTGTTCGGTGAGTTCGTGTTTGCCAACCTGCTGGTCGGCAGCCGCTATGAAACCCTGCAGGTGTACCTCTACAACATGCGCAACGACAGTGGTCACTTCACCAGCGCCCTGGTGATTTCCTACTTTATGTTCGTGCTGCTGATGACCTGGGCGGCCAACCGCCTGAATAAGGACAAGTCATGA
- a CDS encoding ABC transporter permease subunit, with the protein MAALRGKWLALLCLLPFALFFLAFQIAPLLWVASNSLHSSEGWGLGNFSEAFASPFYRQAMRHSLEVAFWSSLMGISIAILGSYSLRQVDSKLRDFVMAFTNMTSNFAGVPLAFAFVILLGFNGALTILLKQAGVIEDFNLYSKTGLIVLYTYFQIPLGVLLLYPAFDALREDWRESAELLGANNWQFWRHIGFPVLTPALLGTFVILMANALGAYATVYALTTGNFNILPIRIAAMVSGDIFLDPNMASALAMILVGLMTLITLVHQWLLRRSYHVPR; encoded by the coding sequence ATGGCAGCCCTGCGCGGCAAATGGCTGGCGCTGCTGTGCTTGCTGCCTTTTGCCTTGTTCTTTCTTGCCTTTCAAATCGCACCGCTGCTCTGGGTCGCCAGCAACAGCCTGCACTCTAGCGAAGGCTGGGGCCTGGGCAATTTCAGCGAGGCTTTTGCCTCGCCGTTCTACCGTCAGGCCATGCGTCACAGTTTGGAGGTGGCCTTCTGGTCAAGCTTGATGGGTATCAGCATTGCCATCCTTGGCAGCTACTCGCTGCGCCAGGTGGACAGCAAACTGCGCGACTTCGTCATGGCCTTCACCAATATGACCAGTAACTTCGCAGGCGTGCCACTGGCATTTGCTTTTGTCATCCTGCTTGGTTTTAACGGTGCACTGACCATTCTGCTCAAGCAGGCGGGGGTGATTGAGGATTTCAACCTCTACTCCAAGACGGGCCTGATCGTGCTCTACACCTATTTCCAGATCCCCCTCGGTGTATTGCTGCTCTACCCGGCCTTTGATGCATTACGTGAAGACTGGCGCGAGTCTGCCGAATTACTCGGGGCGAACAACTGGCAGTTCTGGCGCCACATCGGTTTTCCGGTACTGACCCCAGCACTGCTCGGCACCTTCGTGATTCTCATGGCCAATGCCTTGGGCGCTTACGCCACGGTGTATGCACTGACCACCGGCAACTTCAATATTCTGCCGATTCGTATTGCCGCCATGGTTTCTGGCGACATCTTCCTCGACCCGAATATGGCCAGTGCCCTGGCAATGATTCTGGTGGGCTTGATGACCCTGATCACCCTGGTTCACCAATGGCTGCTGCGCCGGAGCTACCATGTCCCACGCTGA
- a CDS encoding alkaline phosphatase family protein: MSHNVILVVLDGLSYQVAQHALGHLQAYCQAGRAALYKLDCELPALSRPLYEAILTGVTPIDSGIVNNDVVRLSTQRSIFHYARDAGLITAAAAYHWVSELYNRSPFQAARDRHTSDTALPIQYGHFYYADHYPDSHLFADADSLRQRYAPNLLLVHPMNIDDAGHKHGLDSAQYRNSARMADVHLAEYIQPWLDAGYQILVTADHGMNNDRSHNGLLPEEREVPLLVLGSAFSLDPNAQPKQLELCGTVCELLGVAHDKPVCRELLS; encoded by the coding sequence ATGTCGCACAACGTCATCCTCGTGGTTCTGGATGGCCTGAGCTATCAGGTGGCCCAGCATGCGCTGGGGCATCTGCAGGCTTACTGCCAAGCCGGACGTGCCGCGCTGTACAAACTCGACTGTGAACTCCCCGCACTGTCACGCCCGCTGTACGAGGCCATTCTGACCGGCGTTACGCCGATCGATAGCGGCATCGTAAATAACGACGTGGTTCGCCTGTCGACCCAGCGCAGCATCTTTCACTACGCCCGCGATGCCGGCCTGATTACTGCGGCGGCGGCGTATCACTGGGTCAGCGAGTTATATAACCGTTCGCCTTTCCAGGCCGCCCGTGATCGCCACACCAGCGATACCGCGCTGCCCATCCAGTACGGCCACTTTTATTACGCCGATCACTACCCCGATTCACACCTGTTTGCCGATGCCGACAGCCTGCGTCAGCGCTACGCGCCTAACTTGCTGCTGGTGCACCCGATGAATATCGACGATGCCGGCCACAAACACGGCCTCGACAGCGCGCAATACCGCAACAGCGCACGCATGGCCGATGTGCACTTGGCCGAATACATTCAGCCCTGGCTGGATGCGGGTTATCAAATTCTGGTCACTGCCGACCATGGCATGAACAACGACCGCTCACACAATGGTCTGCTGCCCGAAGAGCGTGAAGTGCCGCTGCTCGTCCTCGGTAGCGCCTTTAGCCTCGACCCCAACGCCCAGCCCAAACAGTTGGAGTTGTGCGGCACCGTCTGCGAGTTACTCGGTGTGGCCCACGACAAACCTGTGTGCCGGGAGCTCTTATCGTGA
- a CDS encoding ABC transporter substrate-binding protein produces the protein MKQLLMASLMGSAIALATSAMASDMDMQALEKAARAEGAVNSVGMPDSWANWKDTWVDLEKKYGLKHMDTDMSSAQEIAKFAAEKDNATADIGDVGAAFGPIAVQQGVTQAYKPSTWEQIPAWAKDTDGHWMLAYTGSIAFIVNKQLVKDIPRSWADLKTGTYKVSAGDVSTAAQAVNGVLAAAIAMGGDESNVKPALEFYGALAKQGRLSLANPTIQTLEKGEVEVGVVWDFNGLSYRDQIDPERFEVLIPSDGSVISGYSTIINKWAKNPNAAKLAREYILSDAGQINLAKGNARPIRAEHLTLPAEVQAKLLPQEQYAKVQPIKDATVWEATSKALPRLWQEHVIINMN, from the coding sequence ATGAAACAACTGCTGATGGCTTCACTGATGGGCTCGGCCATTGCTCTGGCAACCTCTGCCATGGCCAGCGACATGGACATGCAAGCACTGGAAAAGGCTGCGCGTGCAGAAGGCGCGGTTAACAGTGTGGGCATGCCGGACAGCTGGGCCAACTGGAAAGACACCTGGGTTGATCTAGAGAAAAAATACGGCCTCAAGCACATGGATACCGACATGAGCTCGGCCCAGGAAATTGCCAAGTTCGCCGCCGAAAAGGACAACGCCACCGCCGATATCGGTGACGTCGGCGCGGCCTTCGGCCCCATCGCCGTGCAGCAAGGTGTTACCCAAGCCTACAAACCCAGCACCTGGGAGCAAATTCCAGCCTGGGCCAAAGACACCGACGGCCACTGGATGCTTGCCTACACCGGCTCCATCGCCTTTATCGTCAACAAACAGCTGGTCAAAGATATTCCACGCTCTTGGGCTGACCTGAAAACCGGCACCTACAAAGTCTCCGCTGGCGATGTCAGTACCGCTGCACAAGCAGTAAACGGCGTACTGGCCGCCGCCATCGCCATGGGTGGTGATGAAAGCAACGTCAAACCGGCACTGGAATTCTACGGTGCCCTGGCCAAGCAGGGCCGTTTGTCGCTGGCCAACCCAACCATCCAGACCCTGGAAAAAGGTGAAGTGGAAGTCGGTGTAGTGTGGGACTTCAACGGCTTGTCCTACCGCGACCAGATCGACCCGGAGCGCTTCGAAGTGCTGATTCCGTCTGACGGCTCGGTGATCTCGGGCTACAGCACCATCATCAACAAATGGGCGAAAAACCCCAACGCTGCCAAGTTGGCGCGTGAGTACATCCTCAGCGACGCAGGCCAGATCAACTTGGCCAAGGGTAATGCACGGCCGATCCGCGCTGAGCACCTGACGCTGCCAGCCGAGGTGCAGGCCAAGCTGTTGCCGCAAGAGCAATACGCCAAGGTTCAGCCGATCAAGGATGCGACCGTCTGGGAAGCCACCTCTAAAGCGCTGCCGCGCCTGTGGCAAGAGCACGTCATCATCAACATGAACTGA
- a CDS encoding UTRA domain-containing protein — MRDEAPRAVTAICRALQEQIEHGLLSPGSQLPAERKLSEVFDTTRITLREALGQLEAQGLIYREERRGWFVSPPRVAYNPLIRSHFHAMVGEQGRVPATEVLSAKLIPANAEICQLLALPGLSSVYQIRRARRIDGRLVLYVEHYLNPSYFPGVLGFDLTRSLTELYGSEYGIHYGRVRFDMVPTALHSEAAAALKVAVGSPALRIVRINRDQHGRLIDCDLEFWRHDALHVSVEVPE; from the coding sequence ATGCGTGATGAAGCGCCGCGGGCAGTCACTGCGATATGCCGGGCATTGCAGGAGCAGATCGAACACGGCCTGCTGTCGCCGGGAAGTCAGTTACCGGCAGAGCGCAAGCTCAGTGAGGTGTTCGATACCACGCGGATCACCTTGCGTGAGGCGCTGGGTCAGCTTGAGGCGCAGGGGCTGATTTACCGTGAAGAGCGCCGCGGCTGGTTTGTTTCACCGCCTCGCGTGGCGTACAACCCACTGATCCGCAGCCACTTCCATGCCATGGTGGGTGAGCAGGGCCGAGTGCCGGCCACTGAGGTGTTGAGCGCCAAGCTGATTCCGGCCAATGCCGAAATCTGTCAGCTGCTGGCCTTGCCAGGGTTATCCAGCGTGTACCAGATTCGCCGTGCACGGCGCATTGATGGGCGCTTGGTGCTGTATGTCGAGCATTACCTCAATCCTAGCTATTTCCCAGGGGTTCTCGGTTTTGATCTGACCCGTTCACTGACCGAACTCTATGGCAGCGAGTACGGCATTCATTACGGTCGAGTGCGCTTCGACATGGTGCCCACTGCTTTGCACAGTGAAGCAGCGGCAGCACTCAAGGTAGCAGTAGGCAGCCCGGCGCTGCGCATCGTGCGGATCAATCGAGATCAGCATGGCCGTCTGATCGATTGCGATTTGGAGTTCTGGCGCCACGACGCCCTGCATGTGAGCGTCGAAGTGCCGGAGTGA
- a CDS encoding M18 family aminopeptidase produces the protein MRDDLNQGLIDFLKASPTPFHATASLALRLEAAGFQHLDERASWHTEAGGRYYVTRNDSSIIAFKLGKRSALEGGIRLVGAHTDSPCLRVKPQPELQRQGFFQLGVEVYGGALLAPWFDRDLSLAGRVTYRRDGKVESQLIDFEHPIAVIPNLAIHLNREANSGWTINPQNELPPLIAQLADPEAADFRALITEQLARQHDFSADAVLDYELSFYDTQSAAVIGLNGDFIAGARLDNLLSCYAGLQALLAAPDEESCVLVCNDHEEVGSSSACGADGPMLEQVLRRVLPEGDAFVRTIQRSLLVSADNAHAVHPNYPDRHDENHGPKLNAGPVIKINSNQRYATNSETAGFFRHLCLENEVPVQSFVTRSDMGCGSTIGPITASQLGVRTVDIGLPTFAMHSIRELAGSHDLAHLVKVLTAFYASAELP, from the coding sequence ATGCGCGATGATTTGAATCAAGGCCTGATCGATTTCCTCAAGGCCTCACCGACCCCCTTTCATGCCACCGCAAGCCTGGCCCTGCGCCTTGAAGCGGCTGGCTTTCAGCACCTGGACGAGCGCGCCAGCTGGCACACCGAAGCCGGTGGCCGCTATTACGTGACCCGCAATGACTCCTCGATCATCGCGTTCAAGCTGGGCAAGCGCTCAGCACTTGAGGGTGGCATTCGCCTGGTTGGCGCACACACCGACAGCCCGTGTTTACGCGTCAAGCCGCAGCCTGAACTGCAACGCCAGGGCTTTTTCCAGCTCGGCGTAGAAGTCTATGGCGGGGCACTGTTAGCCCCATGGTTCGACCGCGACCTGTCGCTGGCCGGCCGCGTGACTTACCGCCGCGACGGCAAGGTGGAAAGTCAGCTGATCGACTTTGAACACCCGATTGCGGTGATCCCCAACCTGGCGATTCACCTCAACCGCGAAGCCAATTCTGGCTGGACGATCAATCCGCAGAACGAGCTGCCACCGCTAATTGCGCAGCTGGCCGACCCTGAGGCCGCCGATTTTCGTGCACTGATCACCGAGCAGCTGGCCCGCCAGCATGATTTCAGCGCCGATGCGGTGCTCGATTACGAGCTGAGCTTCTACGACACACAGAGCGCAGCGGTGATTGGCCTGAATGGCGATTTTATTGCCGGCGCGCGATTGGACAACCTGCTGTCCTGCTACGCCGGGCTACAAGCCCTGCTGGCCGCCCCGGATGAGGAAAGCTGCGTACTGGTGTGCAATGACCACGAAGAGGTCGGCTCCAGCTCGGCCTGTGGTGCCGATGGACCGATGCTCGAACAGGTATTGCGCCGTGTACTGCCGGAGGGCGACGCCTTTGTCCGCACGATTCAGCGCTCGCTGCTGGTATCGGCTGACAACGCGCATGCCGTGCACCCCAACTACCCCGATCGGCATGACGAGAATCACGGCCCCAAGCTCAACGCCGGCCCGGTGATCAAGATCAACAGTAACCAGCGTTACGCCACCAACAGTGAAACCGCCGGGTTCTTCCGCCACCTGTGCCTGGAAAACGAAGTGCCGGTACAGAGCTTTGTCACCCGCAGCGACATGGGCTGCGGCTCGACTATCGGCCCAATCACCGCCAGCCAACTGGGCGTACGCACCGTGGACATCGGCCTGCCAACCTTCGCCATGCACTCGATCCGCGAACTGGCCGGCAGCCATGACCTGGCGCATTTGGTGAAAGTGCTCACCGCCTTCTACGCCAGCGCCGAGCTGCCATGA